From Nymphaea colorata isolate Beijing-Zhang1983 chromosome 6, ASM883128v2, whole genome shotgun sequence, a single genomic window includes:
- the LOC116255889 gene encoding pleiotropic drug resistance protein 1-like, whose product MEGGGSIFNVGSSRASGSSSIWRNDGQDLFSRNSSVREDDEEALKWATLERLPTYDRIRKGLLTVGGDASQEVDISKLGLQERKSLLERLVKVAEEDNEKFLLKLRERIDRVGLEIPTIEVRFQNLSVSAEVHVGSRAIPTLVNFSTNMLQEFLVSLHLLPKRKKKLPILHDISGIVKPRRMTLVLGPPGSGKTTLLLALAGKLDSDLKVSGKVAYNGHEMQEFVPQRTSAYISQYDLHIPELTVRETLAFSARCQGVGTRFELLKELSRREKEANIKPDPDIDIFMKAASLQGQKENVVVDYMLRILGLDICADTLVGNEIFRGISGGQKKRVTTGEMLVGPARALFMDEISNGLDSSTTYRIVNSLRQTVHTLSGTVVVSLLQPAPETYDLFDDIILLSDGWIVYQGPRQSVLEFFETMGFKCPERKGAADFLQEVTSRKDQEQYWAREDEPYSRFITAKEFAEAFKSFHVGQRLEDELRSSFDKNKSHPAALTTSKYGTGKMELLKACFSREVLLMKRNSFVYVFKTFQLILLGLITMTLFLRTEMHKDTVSDGGIYLGALYFGLTTIMFNGFAELSMTIAKLPVFYKQRDLLFYPSWAYSLPTWITKIPVSFVEAAVWVFMTYYVVGYDPSAARMFKQILLLIAVNQMASGLFRLIASLGRDMIVANTFGSFALLAILVLGGFILSRDDVKKWWIWGYWASPLMYGQNAIAVNEFLGESWQKVFPHSKVPLGVVVMKVRGLSPHAYWYWIGLGALLGYTLLFNGLFTVSLAYLKPFGKTMAIVSKEAIKEKSCQITGEAMAMRAPSIGTISDRRFNKDGIANIPLPSRPTYSDATFEFNQAMKKGMVLPFTPLSITFDDIRYSVDMPPEMKARGFTENKLELLKGVSGAFRPGVLTALMGVTGAGKTTLMDVLAGRKTGGYITGCIKISGYPKKQETFARISGYCEQNDIHSPHVTVYESLLYSAWLRLPPEVVSSTRKLFVEEIMELVELTSLREALVGLPGVSGLSLEQRKRLTIAVELVSNPSIIFMDEPTSGLDARSAAIVMRAVRNTVDTGRTVVCTIHQPSIDIFESFTELFLLKEGGEEIYVGPLGQQCCRLIKYFEAINGVTKIRERYNPATWMLEVTSKAQEEILGVDFAKIYKNSDLFQRNKVLIEELNSPLPGSEDLHFPTKYSQSFRAQLFACLWKQHQSYWRNPSYTAVRFFFTVLTGLVFGAVFWDLGPKRSKQQDLFNAMGSIYAAVLFIGISNGTAVLPVISIERTVFYREKAAGMYSALPYALAQVLIEIPYVLVQALIYCFIVYAMIGYELTAIKFFWFLFFMYIAFLYFTYYGMMAVALTPNYHVAYIVSAAFYAIWNLFSGFIIPQPRIPIWWRWYYRACPVAWTIYGLVTSQFGDVDSYLQDITIQPVTVSEFTRTYFGFRHELLGVVSAVVVGFSVLFAFIYAFGIMKLNFEKR is encoded by the exons ATGGAGGGTGGTGGCTCTATATTCAACGTGGGAAGTTCCAGAGCAAGTGGTTCATCATCTATATGGCGAAACGACGGCCAGGACCTGTTCAGTAGGAACTCTTCAGTGCGTGAAGATGATGAGGAGGCCTTGAAATGGGCGACCCTCGAAAGGCTGCCCACGTATGACAGGATCAGAAAAGGTCTCCTCACAGTTGGAGGTGATGCGAGTCAAGAGGTTGACATCTCGAAGTTGGGATTGCAAGAGAGGAAGAGCTTGTTGGAGAGATTGGTTAAAGTTGCAGAGGAAGATAATGAGAAGTTCCTTCTCAAACTCAGGGAGCGCATAGACAG AGTCGGACTTGAAATTCCAACCATCGAAGTTCGGTTTCAGAATTTGAGTGTGTCTGCAGAAGTTCACGTTGGCAGCAGAGCAATACCTACTTTGGTGAATTTCTCTACCAACATGCTTCAG GAATTCCTGGtttctctccatcttcttccgaaaagaaagaaaaaattgccaaTTCTTCATGATATAAGTGGAATCGTCAAGCCTAGAAG GATGACTCTCGTTCTAGGCCCACCTGGTTCTGGGAAGACCACCTTGTTGTTGGCGTTGGCAGGGAAGCTTGATTCTGACCTGAAg GTTTCTGGGAAAGTAGCTTACAATGGCCACGAAATGCAAGAATTTGTTCCTCAGAGGACATCTGCATATATCAGCCAGTATGATCTCCATATTCCAGAATTGACTGTAAGGGAAACTCTGGCTTTCTCTGCTCGATGCCAAGGAGTGGGAACACGCTTTG AGCTACTGAAAGAGTTgtcaagaagagagaaagaagccaATATTAAACCGGACCCTGATATTGATATCTTCATGAAG GCTGCTTCGCTGCAAGGTCAGAAGGAAAATGTTGTTGTGGACTACATGCTTCGG ATTTTAGGTCTTGATATTTGTGCAGACACCTTGGTAGGAAATGAAATATTTCGAGGCATTTCAGGAGGACAGAAGAAACGTGTAACTACAG GGGAGATGTTGGTGGGACCAGCCCGGGCTCTCTTCATGGATGAGATATCAAATGGTTTGGACAGCTCCACCACTTATAGGATAGTGAATTCCCTGAGACAAACTGTACACACCCTTTCAGGGACTGTGGTGGTGTCCTTGCTACAGCCAGCACCAGAAACATATGATCTTTTTGATGACATTATTCTGCTTTCAGATGGCTGGATTGTATATCAGGGTCCTCGTCAATCAGTGTTAGAATTTTTTGAAACCATGGGCTTCAAATGTCCTGAGAGAAAGGGTGCTGCAGATTTTTTACAAGAG GTGACATCAAGAAAAGATCAGGAGCAGTACTGGGCACGTGAAGATGAACCATACAGTAGATTCATCACCGCAAAGGAATTTGCAGAGGCATTCAAATCATTCCACGTTGGTCAAAGATTGGAAGATGAACTAAGGAGTTCCTTTGACAAGAATAAGAGCCATCCTGCTGCACTAACCACTTCCAAGTATGGCACAGGAAAAATGGAACTCCTGAAGGCATGTTTTTCCAGAGAAGTGTTGTTAATGAAGAGGAATTCATTTGTCtatgttttcaaaacatttcaGCTCATACTGCTTGGGCTTATCACCATGACACTCTTCCTCCGTACAGAGATGCACAAGGATACTGTTAGTGATGGAGGAATTTATCTTGGTGCTCTATATTTTGGCCTTACCACAATCATGTTCAATGGGTTTGCTGAGCTTTCCATGACAATTGCAAAGCTGCCTGTTTTTTACAAGCAGAGAGACTTGCTGTTCTATCCATCATGGGCATATTCACTACCTACATGGATTACTAAGATCCCCGTCTCATTTGTTGAAGCTGCTGTCTGGGTATTCATGACTTATTATGTTGTGGGTTATGACCCATCTGCTGCAAG AATGTTCAAGCAGATCTTGCTGTTAATTGCAGTTAACCAAATGGCCTCTGGCCTTTTCCGTTTGATTGCTTCATTGGGTCGAGACATGATTGTTGCAAATACATTTGGATCATTTGCACTGCTTGCTATTTTGGTTCTTGGTGGTTTCATCTTGTCACGCG ATGATGTGAAGAAATGGTGGATCTGGGGGTATTGGGCTTCACCCTTAATGTATGGACAGAATGCTATTGCAGTCAATGAATTCCTTGGAGAAAGTTGGCAAAAG GTTTTTCCACATTCAAAAGTCCCGCTGGGTGTGGTGGTTATGAAGGTTCGTGGACTTTCACCTCATGCCTATTGGTACTGGATCGGATTGGGTGCTTTGTTGGGATACACTTTATTGTTCAATGGCCTTTTTACTGTTTCTCTTGCCTATCTCAAAC CTTTTGGAAAGACAATGGCAATTGTATCCAAAGAGGCTATAAAAGAGAAGAGTTGCCAAATTACTGGAGAAGCCATGGCAATGAGAGCGCCTTCTATAGGAACAATCTCTGATAGAA GATTCAATAAGGATGGGATTGCAAACATTCCTCTGCCTTCAAGGCCTACCTATTCAGATGCCACTTTTGAATTTAATCAAGCCATGAAGAAAGGGATGGTTCTCCCATTCACACCATTATCCATAACATTTGATGATATCAGATATTCAGTTGACATGCCGCCG GAAATGAAAGCTCGTGGATTTACAGAGAATAAGTTGGAGCTTCTGAAGGGTGTAAGTGGAGCTTTTAGACCAGGGGTGCTTACAGCCTTAATGGGTGTTACTGGTGCTGGTAAAACAACATTGATGGATGTGTTAGCTGGAAGAAAAACTGGTGGCTATATTACTGGATGCATTAAAATATCAGGTTATCCAAAGAAGCAGGAAACATTTGCTCGAATATCAGGTTACTGTGAGCAAAATGACATACATTCTCCACATGTAACAGTATATGAATCACTCCTTTACTCTGCCTGGCTTCGATTACCACCTGAAGTTGTATCATCTACCAGGAAG TTATTTGTTGAGGAAATAATGGAACTTGTAGAGCTGACTTCATTAAGGGAAGCTCTGGTTGGCTTACCTGGAGTTAGCGGGCTATCACTGGAACAACGTAAGAGGCTGACAATTGCAGTGGAGCTTGTTTCTAATCCCTCTATAATTTTCATGGATGAGCCAACTTCAGGGCTAGATGCAAGGTCAGCTGCAATTGTGATGAGAGCAGTACGGAATACAGTTGATACTGGAAGAACTGTTGTGTGTACAATTCATCAACCCAGTATTGACATATTTGAATCTTTCACCGAG CTTTTTCTGTTGAAGGAAGGTGGAGAGGAAATATATGTTGGACCTTTAGGACAGCAATGTTGCCGTCTGATCAAGTATTTTGAG GCAATTAACGGAGTTACCAAAATCAGAGAAAGGTATAACCCAGCTACCTGGATGCTGGAGGTGACCTCCAAGGCACAAGAGGAAATTCTTGGTGTCGACTTTGCAAAGATATACAAAAACTCTGACTTGTTTCA GAGGAATAAAGTGCTGATAGAGGAACTTAACTCGCCACTTCCTGGGTCTGAAGATCTTCATTTTCCTACAAAGTACTCGCAATCATTTCGAGCACAGTTGTTTGCATGCCTTTGGAAACAGCATCAATCATACTGGCGTAATCCTTCATATACTGCAGTTCGGTTCTTCTTCACAGTATTGACAGGCCTAGTGTTTGGTGCAGTATTCTGGGATCTCGGACCAAAGCG GAGTAAGCAACAAGATCTATTCAACGCTATGGGATCTATATATGCTGCTGTTCTATTTATTGGTATTAGTAATGGAACAGCTGTTCTGCCGGTGATATCTATTGAAAGAACTGTTTTCTATAGAGAAAAAGCTGCTGGAATGTATTCAGCACTGCCATATGCCTTAGCTCAG GTCTTGATTGAGATACCATATGTGCTGGTTCAGGCGTTGATCTATTGCTTCATAGTTTATGCTATGATAGGCTATGAATTAACTGctatcaaatttttttggttcttaTTCTTCATGTACATTGCCTTTCTTTACTTCACCTACTATGGAATGATGGCAGTTGCGTTGACTCCTAACTACCATGTAGCCTACATAGTTTCTGCTGCATTCTATGCAATTTGGAATCTTTTCTCAGGCTTCATTATTCCCCAACCG CGTATTCCAATATGGTGGAGGTGGTACTATCGGGCATGCCCTGTTGCTTGGACCATATATGGTCTAGTTACTTCACAGTTTGGAGATGTGGATTCTTATCTTCAGGACATCACGATACAACCTGTGACTGTGTCAGAATTCACAAGGACCTACTTTGGATTTAGGCATGAACTCTTGGGTGTAGTTTCAGCTGTTGTTGTTGGGTTTTCTGTTCTTTTTGCTTTCATCTATGCTTTTGGAATTATGAAgttaaattttgagaaaagatAA